Proteins from one Gimesia maris genomic window:
- a CDS encoding DUF4365 domain-containing protein — protein MAKTVPVSKFTELRGLDRISHITHEMNCLFRVISQDDVGIDGEIEVVTPKVDGNGYETSGGIIKVQAKSGTSYVKKDHGLTFATPVRMDDLEYWNHCTFPVFFIVYHPDDDALYFKEIKTYIRETENVWQTPLEVIFNKATDLFTANAKDNVCEHAAVSPPRISFDQQERLYTNLLPVKRLPKTLTYAKTRRKSATRIREEIEGYKPPFCIHDKHLYTLSDLRNEKNVLREVCDVNTIEEMPFSAWMDDFDLRNHLVYMVNQLFGSHCYQCGLAYNRDFKRTYFPRESDDDTDKSFSRTWRSLRTKRDAPPRTVVQFYKYGTFTFWRHLAAEFRFEQFGEKWFLRITPKYLFTDDGKKPCNPTLVGPYTTKLKAMEHNPQVLNHVLFWGQTLANGHSRIEMTLFGETLVVIEPEPATVIAEFAIPFDPATHEEEPSSPQLTLFGLSDMEDDSNEY, from the coding sequence ATGGCGAAAACTGTTCCGGTTTCTAAATTCACGGAACTCAGGGGATTAGATCGCATCTCTCACATCACACACGAGATGAACTGTCTTTTTCGTGTCATCTCGCAGGATGACGTTGGCATTGATGGCGAAATCGAAGTCGTAACACCTAAAGTAGACGGCAATGGCTACGAGACCAGCGGTGGCATCATTAAGGTGCAGGCTAAGTCGGGGACGAGCTATGTTAAAAAAGACCACGGCCTAACATTCGCAACTCCCGTTCGCATGGATGATCTTGAATACTGGAACCATTGCACATTCCCGGTATTCTTTATCGTCTACCATCCTGATGACGATGCGCTGTACTTCAAGGAGATTAAAACATATATCCGAGAGACTGAAAACGTTTGGCAGACGCCTCTGGAAGTCATCTTTAACAAAGCAACCGATCTCTTTACGGCGAACGCAAAGGATAATGTTTGTGAACATGCTGCCGTAAGTCCACCTCGGATTTCGTTCGATCAACAGGAGCGTCTGTATACAAATCTGCTGCCGGTCAAGCGACTTCCGAAGACATTGACTTATGCCAAAACCCGCCGCAAATCAGCGACACGAATCAGGGAAGAGATCGAAGGCTACAAACCACCTTTCTGCATCCACGATAAGCATCTCTATACGTTGTCTGATTTACGCAATGAAAAGAACGTGCTTCGTGAAGTTTGCGACGTGAATACAATTGAGGAGATGCCGTTCTCTGCTTGGATGGACGATTTCGACTTGCGAAATCATCTTGTATACATGGTAAACCAATTGTTTGGAAGCCATTGTTATCAGTGCGGATTGGCCTATAACCGGGACTTTAAGCGAACGTATTTTCCACGTGAATCTGATGACGATACCGATAAGAGTTTTTCTCGAACATGGAGGAGTCTTCGAACCAAGCGAGACGCACCGCCTCGAACTGTTGTCCAATTCTACAAATACGGGACATTTACATTTTGGCGACACTTGGCCGCTGAGTTTCGCTTTGAGCAGTTCGGAGAAAAATGGTTTCTACGGATCACACCAAAGTATCTCTTTACGGATGACGGTAAGAAGCCTTGCAACCCAACATTGGTCGGACCATACACAACAAAACTTAAGGCGATGGAACACAATCCGCAGGTTTTAAATCATGTGCTCTTCTGGGGACAAACACTTGCGAATGGCCATTCGAGAATCGAGATGACGCTTTTCGGAGAGACGCTTGTGGTGATCGAGCCTGAACCAGCAACAGTCATTGCGGAATTTGCAATTCCGTTTGATCCGGCAACCCATGAAGAGGAACCATCATCTCCCCAGTTGACTCTGTTTGGCTTAAGCGACATGGAGGATGATTCGAATGAGTATTAG
- a CDS encoding peptidyl-alpha-hydroxyglycine alpha-amidating lyase family protein — MNLPRRFCLLSFPIICLILTAEFTFAADKIDFEPAAINIELPEGLALGPCSAVDFDSKGRMYLFHRGPQPILCFDQSGKFVRSWGDKLISQAHGLRVAPDETIWVTDIGNHMVFQFNPEGKLLLALGQAGKPGDSQDQFNKPTDIAFGPQGEFYISDGYGNSRVMKFAANGKNLGQWGTPGKGPGEFNLPHSILVDAKGRVLVGDRENDRVQIFDLEGNLLEIWTGFAPYGMEFDSRGNLFVADGRANKVLQLNASGKVENSWGKTGKEPGEYNLPHMLAVDAAGNLFVTEIGGKRLQKLQRK; from the coding sequence ATGAATCTGCCTCGCCGTTTCTGTCTTTTGAGTTTCCCAATAATCTGTCTGATACTGACGGCCGAGTTTACTTTCGCAGCGGACAAAATCGATTTTGAACCCGCGGCAATCAATATTGAGCTGCCGGAAGGCCTTGCACTGGGACCCTGTTCGGCTGTGGATTTCGACAGCAAAGGGCGCATGTATCTGTTTCACCGGGGGCCACAGCCGATTCTCTGTTTTGACCAGAGTGGCAAGTTTGTGCGCTCATGGGGGGATAAACTGATCAGTCAGGCGCATGGCCTGCGTGTTGCCCCGGATGAGACTATCTGGGTGACCGACATCGGTAATCACATGGTGTTTCAGTTCAACCCGGAAGGAAAACTGCTGCTGGCGCTGGGGCAGGCGGGTAAACCTGGTGACAGTCAGGATCAATTTAATAAGCCAACGGATATCGCATTCGGACCGCAGGGAGAATTTTACATCTCAGACGGCTACGGAAACAGTCGTGTGATGAAATTTGCAGCGAACGGAAAAAATCTGGGCCAATGGGGGACCCCCGGCAAGGGACCGGGAGAATTCAATCTGCCGCATTCCATTCTTGTGGATGCAAAAGGCCGCGTACTGGTCGGGGATCGGGAGAACGATCGCGTGCAGATCTTCGATCTTGAGGGGAACCTGCTGGAAATCTGGACCGGATTTGCCCCGTACGGGATGGAATTTGATTCCCGTGGAAATTTGTTTGTAGCCGATGGTCGCGCGAACAAAGTGCTGCAGTTGAATGCAAGCGGTAAGGTCGAAAATTCCTGGGGGAAAACAGGGAAGGAGCCCGGAGAATATAATCTGCCTCACATGCTGGCCGTTGATGCTGCGGGGAATCTGTTCGTGACGGAAATTGGCGGGAAACGACTGCAGAAACTGCAGCGGAAATAG
- a CDS encoding DUF1501 domain-containing protein, producing MDEFQMNRRQALIASGLGTLSLGMPGMVMGSDKVDASVKAVAAEKSCIFILLCGGPSHLDTWDMKPEAPLEYRGPYMPIDTKVPGMRLNEMHTELAKLTDEFTLINSMSHPGAISNHFDAMHNLLSGQSDKRVQQGMSNEQPYLGSHVARHKPSKRNFVSNAWLIKCVGPPVFCAPNIGIGGYLGSAYAPVFVGSANNHPAMKDFKPPEIYAPYDEPRFEKRKEVLSKLESDRLDRDQTVKDWSDLREKTYEALTRAEGRKAFDMHEEPDQVRQRYGMHPLGQNLLLARRMVESGVRFVTVNGWTGQADHDKKGPPSSSWDMHGGNMGMGNAFGNGSYGMGFCLPRLDQALAALLSDLKERGMLDNTLVVVTGEFGRTPNVLKQNPPGRQHWPRCFSSILAGAGIAGGQVYGKSNKYGQYPTDDPVRPEELAATIYHALDIPINDPKDPTGILRTLTTGKPIMELFG from the coding sequence ATGGACGAATTCCAGATGAACCGCAGGCAGGCCCTGATTGCGAGTGGCTTGGGAACGCTCAGTCTCGGCATGCCGGGCATGGTCATGGGGAGCGACAAAGTTGACGCGTCGGTCAAAGCGGTCGCGGCGGAAAAGTCCTGCATCTTCATCCTGCTGTGTGGCGGGCCGAGTCACCTCGATACCTGGGATATGAAACCCGAGGCCCCGCTGGAGTACCGCGGGCCTTACATGCCCATCGACACCAAAGTGCCGGGCATGCGGCTCAATGAGATGCACACGGAACTGGCAAAGCTGACCGACGAGTTCACGCTGATCAATTCCATGTCGCATCCGGGAGCGATCAGCAATCACTTCGACGCGATGCACAACCTGCTCAGCGGACAGTCGGACAAACGCGTACAGCAGGGCATGTCAAACGAACAACCTTACCTGGGCTCGCATGTTGCCAGACACAAACCCAGCAAACGCAATTTCGTCTCCAACGCCTGGCTCATTAAATGTGTGGGACCACCAGTGTTTTGCGCTCCCAACATCGGTATCGGCGGCTACCTGGGTTCCGCTTATGCGCCTGTCTTTGTCGGCTCAGCGAATAATCACCCGGCGATGAAAGATTTCAAGCCACCTGAAATTTACGCCCCCTACGACGAACCGCGATTCGAAAAGCGAAAGGAAGTCCTCAGCAAACTGGAATCCGATCGGCTCGACCGGGACCAGACCGTCAAAGACTGGTCTGACCTGCGCGAGAAAACCTATGAAGCGTTAACCCGCGCCGAAGGCCGCAAGGCGTTTGACATGCATGAAGAGCCCGATCAGGTCCGTCAGCGATACGGTATGCATCCGCTCGGACAGAATCTGCTGCTCGCCCGCCGCATGGTAGAATCCGGGGTTCGCTTTGTCACCGTCAACGGCTGGACCGGCCAGGCAGATCATGACAAAAAAGGTCCGCCCAGCAGCAGTTGGGACATGCACGGCGGCAATATGGGGATGGGCAACGCCTTCGGCAACGGTTCGTATGGCATGGGCTTCTGTCTGCCTCGCCTGGATCAGGCGCTGGCTGCTTTACTCTCCGATCTCAAAGAGCGCGGCATGCTCGATAATACACTCGTAGTGGTGACCGGTGAATTCGGTCGCACGCCGAATGTACTCAAACAGAATCCTCCCGGTCGTCAGCACTGGCCCCGCTGTTTCTCATCGATTCTCGCCGGCGCTGGAATTGCCGGAGGCCAGGTCTACGGCAAATCGAACAAGTACGGCCAATATCCAACCGATGATCCCGTCCGCCCCGAAGAACTGGCCGCGACGATCTATCACGCCCTCGACATCCCCATCAACGATCCCAAAGACCCGACAGGTATCCTGCGCACCCTGACCACGGGAAAACCGATCATGGAACTGTTTGGGTAA
- a CDS encoding PVC-type heme-binding CxxCH protein, giving the protein MKYPALCFLVFSSLFAISSLPAAEREPQVKILQPGVQLTLVAEHAELATPTGVDVDEQGRIWVVATHTHFRPDDYVGPEHDEILIFSDLNKEGRAQKRQDFYNATDATMDLELGPDGWVYLAERDRILRIKDTNGDGKADIEENIAVLKSEADYPHNGLEGLAWDPNGDLVFALGENYAKPWSLTGTDGVTVKGAGEGGVFRCTADGKKLRRIAEGFWNPFGICVRADGEIFAAENDPGERPPCRVLHIIEGGDYGYERSYGSEAHHPFVSWNGELRGTLPMIHPSGEAPCGILPLGRGLLVPSWSDHRIDFYPLTPQGASFTSKPITLVKGSRYFRPSCIAADPASTKQKRVFYLCDWVDGRYQAHGYGRLWKLEIDLNKASWVGKMDLEPPTKQAELAALLRSGKSKHTRKELFQFAQDQDPFLAQSALQALSRNASNWTPQEVATWSAADRIQAVMALKLAKAAPEKWVPMFLADKNPDVQFETLRWISDYGLKAFLPLVEAKLSDSDLDYKRFEAAIATWNTLQGKPEAGIRNPELLLAKVQDTNSAPRIRAYALRLLPTQSLSAPKEGNQPVKKFPKGLTLEMLQQLLDVNDETLSLEVVRTLAGNPVAARKILAGIAEDAQQSETLRAEAIAGLATLAEQNTDLLLQLSGAKQPAVREEALRALRSITLTPPQQQSLKSLAGKYPDSADLLAAALNPKSLSEGRPALTDTNAWIQALETVKEPADPESGRRIFHHGRVANCAHCHRHGGRGNVVGPDLSSLGDKQDRVWLLKSILEPSREMAPEYQPRTIILTDGRTFTGIRLRSYVKETIRDAHGQNRTFDRSDVEMMVESPISFMPSGLVNSLTDREIKDLLAFLESGASQK; this is encoded by the coding sequence ATGAAATATCCTGCCCTCTGTTTTCTGGTCTTTAGTTCTCTTTTCGCCATCAGTTCACTCCCGGCAGCCGAGCGCGAACCGCAGGTCAAAATTTTACAACCCGGCGTACAGCTGACACTCGTCGCCGAACATGCCGAGCTGGCCACTCCGACAGGCGTGGATGTGGACGAACAGGGCCGCATCTGGGTCGTCGCCACACATACCCACTTTCGACCCGACGATTACGTTGGTCCCGAGCATGATGAAATCCTGATCTTTTCTGACCTCAACAAAGAAGGACGTGCCCAGAAACGACAGGACTTCTATAATGCCACCGATGCGACCATGGACCTGGAACTGGGACCGGATGGCTGGGTCTATCTGGCCGAACGGGACCGAATTCTGCGCATCAAAGATACCAACGGCGACGGCAAAGCCGATATCGAAGAGAACATCGCCGTACTGAAGAGTGAAGCCGACTATCCTCATAACGGCCTGGAAGGACTGGCGTGGGATCCGAATGGCGACCTGGTGTTTGCTCTCGGTGAAAATTATGCCAAACCCTGGTCACTGACGGGGACCGATGGAGTCACTGTTAAGGGAGCGGGTGAAGGAGGCGTCTTCCGTTGCACCGCCGATGGCAAAAAACTGAGACGCATTGCCGAAGGTTTCTGGAACCCGTTTGGCATTTGTGTTCGCGCAGATGGCGAAATCTTCGCTGCAGAAAATGATCCCGGCGAACGCCCCCCCTGTCGAGTACTTCACATCATTGAAGGAGGCGATTACGGCTATGAGCGCAGCTATGGCTCGGAAGCACATCACCCCTTCGTCAGCTGGAATGGTGAATTGCGGGGCACCCTCCCCATGATTCACCCCTCGGGAGAAGCCCCCTGCGGAATCCTGCCTCTGGGACGCGGGCTGCTGGTCCCTTCGTGGAGTGATCATCGCATTGACTTTTATCCGCTCACCCCACAGGGTGCCAGCTTTACATCCAAACCCATTACATTAGTCAAAGGAAGCCGCTACTTCCGTCCGAGTTGCATCGCCGCAGATCCTGCCTCAACAAAACAAAAACGCGTGTTTTATCTTTGCGACTGGGTCGACGGTCGTTACCAGGCACACGGCTATGGACGCTTGTGGAAACTGGAAATCGATCTGAACAAAGCCAGCTGGGTCGGAAAAATGGATCTGGAACCGCCCACGAAACAAGCCGAACTAGCGGCGCTCCTGCGAAGTGGTAAATCAAAGCACACACGGAAAGAATTATTCCAGTTCGCGCAGGATCAAGATCCGTTCCTCGCGCAGTCTGCCCTGCAGGCACTCTCACGAAATGCGTCGAACTGGACTCCTCAAGAAGTCGCCACCTGGTCGGCAGCAGATCGCATTCAGGCCGTAATGGCTTTGAAACTTGCCAAGGCGGCCCCGGAGAAATGGGTCCCGATGTTTCTCGCCGACAAAAATCCGGATGTACAATTCGAGACGCTCCGTTGGATTTCTGATTATGGTTTGAAAGCGTTTCTGCCATTAGTTGAAGCAAAATTGTCCGATAGCGACCTCGATTATAAACGTTTTGAAGCCGCCATCGCTACCTGGAATACACTGCAGGGAAAACCCGAGGCAGGCATCCGCAACCCGGAACTGCTGTTAGCCAAAGTTCAGGATACGAACAGTGCACCACGCATCCGAGCTTATGCACTACGGTTGTTACCCACACAGTCGCTTTCTGCTCCCAAAGAGGGGAATCAGCCAGTCAAAAAGTTTCCCAAAGGACTGACGCTGGAAATGCTCCAGCAGTTGCTGGACGTAAACGATGAAACGCTTTCGCTGGAAGTTGTCCGCACACTGGCGGGCAATCCCGTCGCTGCCCGGAAAATCCTGGCTGGTATCGCTGAAGACGCTCAACAAAGTGAAACTCTGCGTGCGGAAGCGATCGCCGGACTGGCCACGCTGGCAGAACAGAATACGGACCTTTTATTACAACTGTCTGGAGCAAAACAACCCGCAGTGCGCGAAGAAGCTTTGCGTGCGCTCCGCTCGATTACGCTTACACCTCCGCAACAACAGTCCCTGAAGAGCTTAGCCGGCAAGTACCCGGATTCCGCAGACCTGTTAGCAGCTGCACTGAACCCGAAATCGCTTAGTGAGGGACGCCCTGCTCTGACCGACACCAATGCCTGGATCCAGGCGCTGGAAACAGTGAAAGAACCAGCAGACCCGGAAAGCGGTCGTCGTATCTTTCATCACGGTCGTGTGGCCAACTGTGCTCACTGCCATCGGCACGGCGGTCGCGGGAATGTCGTCGGTCCCGACTTAAGCAGTCTGGGTGACAAACAGGACCGCGTCTGGCTGTTGAAATCCATTCTCGAACCCAGTCGGGAAATGGCTCCCGAATACCAGCCTCGTACGATCATTCTCACTGATGGTCGCACCTTTACGGGAATTCGTCTGCGCTCGTATGTGAAAGAAACCATCCGCGATGCCCACGGGCAGAATCGTACCTTCGACCGCAGTGATGTCGAAATGATGGTCGAATCGCCGATCTCCTTCATGCCTTCAGGTTTAGTCAACTCCTTAACTGATCGGGAGATCAAAGACCTGCTTGCGTTTCTGGAAAGCGGTGCGTCTCAGAAATGA
- a CDS encoding serine/threonine-protein kinase: MKNKPTTCQPESIELFLQQKMSDREQTDFEIHLDQCSDCRQQLDAAAASDDIWASVRDSLQDETLALGFPDDDSALDVITDQVAAFSHHSVLNLLTPSDDERMLGRLGTYEIVGVIGAGGMGVVLKAFDPALNRYVAIKILAPHLGSSGAARKRFSREAQAAAAVVHDSVIEIHGVAETEGLPYLVMSYVRGPSLQRRLDDTGPLALVEILRIGMQAANGLAAAHAQGLVHRDVKPANILLADGVERVKLTDFGLARAADDASLTRTGIIAGTPQYMSPEQARGETVDQASDLFSLGSVLYTMCTGRPPFRSETSYGVLRRITDKEPRPIREINPEIPEWLCQIVSRLMQKEPAARYATASEVSGVLEKCLAHVQQPTEVPLPASLESQTEPGGFFSNSGRKTGVLGLLAALAAVVVGMCFWQATEPPDIAGTWNSEGWGTVTLNQEEAGFYAGIYKQPDNTVPGSIRLKWSRIERRFNGTWREGEARFGKLSIRLADDEIRGAWTTSRQSRVNPGTPELADLLWIRGSEGNAAHPLIDVPDTMILKGHVVSVADGEAVLSLGKQAGVKVGMKLAVMDQGKMCGQIIITKVEQIRSVGRIFEENKEGPVQPGQLVICLKTSGPIPANRKSVNQSAPANADTAKDKLLKGSVVSVADGKAVLSIGEKDGIKVGMKLIALDQGLVRGRIDIIKVDENQSVGRIQENQHDTPVEVGNLVESPRPGTLSAVNSYLKSRPAPSSESIGEALRQLHPDHFGSMEEPVKVRPKTDAEKAIAQLSLISFQNRTHQAVHGIMVNDGAGTYVITAGMGPEAKPPIAAQIYLDIPGRGKIGLEYQKESTKELYLYHTQRKLTDYRPLDDIQLEIGDQLSGILLGGTNELFVTPHATRITTLRYKTKTDATGKKKGAPQLVEFLIDRKLHSGTPLFKEGKLVGITRSRPRYMSDPLQGTFVIPVGEMVELYDRLKKNPESSSSLSKPVDEDSVISSWNGLPPKTAAEKAIARLVLVYFRDQSRRAIPGILVDAGSETCVVTAGTAGIIPEGAPHAVDRTFLEIPNRPPIEAIYQKQSTKELFVYRTQQQLTDYQPSEYVLLAVGDELAAMYPGSSPQLSLTPQAARIVGFDNEEELELPPLKNKHRFEGLIQLDCSLPEGTPLFKEGQLAGLTLLGTRFLGEKAKKSYMVPVERIAEFCRDLKIVPEGSRQLTDAIQKFNQQQQLDPVGKGQPLLTDDEVVAAVRWALLEKKNQGLSADQLKQFREIAEQRRLAAGWRLEFVTTLDGVDEERFQAWQAQLVLDQPDGAPFIHVIRTRLLNQLDAAGQPVPLKEPGPLLPDNTPLAAAIHGFNSTHQSLGGMDQPPLTEQEVIAAIRWMKTKRNELDVTNTEFKILQKIAEQRQLPEDVGFELLTLFQPDDGYEYLIWSVRLTLPRIENNVPYPRYSIILRKQYVRSQPIDNGKISWGPVADNGLQAGVRFEPQNEQYATGQQVLPRFYYRNTGDQFVEIMLPRLMTHSYYTKLSAVDDTGKPVPIDQDRKPAGPVGWWFLPFGFGAQHEIRGLPIRLGDVERGQAETVIQAKPGQSVRVRFTLPNYADKNAPPLKTGEILYSMAEPEKEDEAFSEPQN, translated from the coding sequence GCAGTGGAGCCGCTCGTAAACGGTTCTCACGAGAAGCGCAAGCCGCCGCCGCTGTCGTACACGACAGTGTGATTGAAATTCATGGAGTGGCCGAAACCGAAGGGCTGCCTTACCTCGTCATGTCTTATGTGCGAGGCCCGTCTCTGCAGCGGCGACTGGATGATACCGGTCCGCTCGCACTGGTGGAAATTCTGCGAATTGGAATGCAGGCTGCCAACGGGCTGGCGGCAGCGCATGCGCAGGGTCTCGTGCATCGTGATGTGAAGCCAGCCAATATTCTGCTGGCGGATGGCGTCGAGCGTGTCAAGTTGACTGACTTTGGTCTGGCCCGCGCCGCAGATGATGCCAGCCTGACGCGGACCGGCATCATCGCAGGAACGCCTCAATACATGTCACCCGAACAGGCACGCGGCGAGACGGTCGATCAGGCCAGTGACCTGTTCAGCCTGGGCAGTGTGCTCTACACGATGTGTACCGGTCGACCTCCGTTCCGTTCGGAAACCAGCTATGGCGTGCTGCGGCGGATCACTGATAAAGAACCGCGTCCCATTCGTGAAATCAATCCCGAGATCCCGGAATGGCTCTGTCAGATCGTCAGCCGACTGATGCAAAAAGAACCCGCCGCCCGTTATGCGACCGCCAGTGAGGTCTCTGGGGTACTGGAAAAATGTCTGGCTCACGTGCAGCAACCGACGGAAGTTCCTTTACCGGCTTCTCTCGAAAGTCAGACAGAACCCGGTGGTTTCTTTTCGAACTCAGGTCGTAAAACGGGAGTGCTCGGACTGCTCGCTGCTCTGGCTGCGGTTGTCGTGGGAATGTGTTTCTGGCAGGCCACCGAACCGCCTGATATCGCCGGTACTTGGAACAGTGAAGGCTGGGGAACTGTCACGCTGAACCAAGAAGAAGCGGGATTTTATGCAGGGATCTACAAACAGCCGGACAATACTGTACCGGGAAGTATTCGACTAAAATGGTCGCGCATCGAACGACGCTTTAACGGAACCTGGCGTGAGGGTGAGGCACGTTTCGGCAAGCTTTCGATTCGACTCGCGGATGATGAAATTCGCGGCGCCTGGACCACCAGTCGCCAGTCTCGCGTGAATCCGGGGACTCCAGAACTGGCGGACTTATTGTGGATTCGTGGGTCTGAAGGCAATGCTGCCCATCCTCTCATCGACGTTCCCGACACCATGATTTTAAAAGGGCATGTGGTCTCTGTCGCTGATGGGGAAGCCGTACTTTCACTGGGAAAGCAAGCGGGGGTTAAAGTTGGAATGAAACTGGCCGTCATGGATCAAGGGAAAATGTGTGGCCAAATCATCATTACCAAAGTCGAACAGATTCGATCGGTCGGACGGATCTTTGAGGAGAATAAAGAGGGCCCAGTTCAACCGGGCCAGCTTGTGATCTGTTTGAAAACGAGTGGTCCCATTCCTGCTAATCGGAAGTCCGTAAATCAATCCGCTCCTGCGAATGCAGATACTGCCAAGGATAAACTGTTAAAGGGAAGTGTGGTTTCTGTAGCTGATGGGAAAGCTGTCCTTTCCATTGGAGAGAAAGACGGAATCAAAGTTGGGATGAAATTGATTGCCCTTGATCAGGGACTTGTGAGAGGAAGAATCGACATCATCAAAGTGGATGAAAATCAATCTGTCGGACGCATTCAGGAGAATCAGCATGATACGCCAGTTGAGGTCGGAAACCTGGTCGAAAGCCCGAGACCGGGTACTCTGTCTGCAGTGAATTCCTATTTGAAAAGTCGTCCTGCTCCCTCTTCAGAGAGTATAGGCGAAGCTCTCCGTCAGCTCCATCCGGATCATTTTGGGAGCATGGAAGAGCCTGTCAAGGTCCGACCGAAAACAGACGCAGAAAAAGCGATTGCCCAGCTCTCGCTGATCTCGTTTCAGAATCGAACGCATCAGGCAGTGCACGGCATCATGGTGAATGACGGCGCGGGAACCTACGTGATTACAGCCGGTATGGGACCCGAAGCGAAACCGCCGATCGCTGCGCAAATCTATCTGGATATCCCGGGACGGGGAAAAATCGGGCTGGAGTACCAGAAAGAAAGTACGAAAGAATTATACCTCTACCATACGCAGAGGAAACTGACCGACTATCGACCGCTAGATGACATCCAGCTCGAAATTGGTGACCAGTTATCGGGGATTTTACTGGGAGGGACCAACGAATTATTTGTGACTCCCCATGCCACGCGCATTACCACTCTGAGATATAAGACGAAAACGGACGCGACAGGAAAGAAAAAGGGGGCTCCGCAACTGGTAGAATTCTTAATTGATCGTAAGCTGCATTCGGGAACTCCCCTCTTCAAAGAGGGTAAACTGGTGGGGATCACACGCAGCCGGCCTCGATATATGAGCGATCCTCTGCAAGGGACGTTTGTCATTCCCGTAGGAGAAATGGTTGAATTATACGACCGGTTGAAAAAAAATCCCGAATCCAGTTCCTCATTATCCAAACCAGTTGACGAAGATTCGGTCATCTCATCCTGGAATGGATTACCGCCGAAAACAGCTGCGGAAAAGGCGATTGCCCGGCTGGTGCTGGTCTACTTTCGGGATCAGTCCCGCCGCGCGATCCCCGGAATTCTGGTCGATGCCGGCTCTGAAACATGCGTGGTCACAGCCGGGACAGCGGGGATTATTCCAGAGGGAGCGCCCCATGCCGTTGATCGGACGTTTCTTGAGATTCCCAATCGTCCGCCAATTGAAGCGATCTATCAGAAGCAGAGCACGAAGGAACTGTTCGTGTATCGGACACAGCAGCAGCTGACCGACTATCAGCCTTCAGAATATGTGCTACTGGCGGTGGGCGATGAGCTGGCGGCCATGTATCCCGGAAGTTCTCCGCAATTGAGTCTGACCCCGCAGGCAGCACGCATTGTGGGATTTGACAACGAAGAGGAACTGGAGTTGCCTCCACTAAAGAATAAACATCGATTTGAAGGCCTCATTCAACTCGATTGCAGTTTGCCTGAAGGGACACCCCTGTTCAAGGAGGGGCAACTGGCGGGACTGACTTTGCTGGGGACCCGTTTTCTGGGAGAGAAGGCGAAGAAATCCTACATGGTTCCTGTTGAGCGTATTGCAGAGTTCTGTCGTGATTTGAAAATCGTGCCGGAAGGCAGTAGACAACTCACAGATGCCATCCAGAAATTCAACCAGCAACAGCAACTGGATCCCGTGGGCAAGGGGCAGCCGCTTTTGACAGATGACGAAGTCGTGGCAGCGGTCCGCTGGGCGTTGCTGGAAAAGAAAAATCAAGGACTTTCCGCAGATCAGTTAAAACAGTTTCGTGAAATCGCAGAGCAACGAAGACTGGCTGCCGGCTGGCGACTGGAATTCGTCACCACGTTGGACGGAGTCGACGAGGAGCGTTTTCAGGCCTGGCAGGCGCAACTGGTTCTCGATCAACCCGATGGAGCACCTTTCATCCACGTGATACGGACAAGACTGTTGAATCAACTGGATGCTGCAGGTCAACCTGTTCCACTCAAAGAACCGGGTCCCTTACTGCCGGACAACACACCTCTGGCTGCGGCAATCCACGGTTTCAATTCCACTCACCAGAGCCTGGGAGGAATGGATCAACCGCCATTAACCGAACAAGAAGTCATTGCCGCGATCCGCTGGATGAAAACAAAACGGAATGAATTGGATGTGACCAATACCGAATTCAAAATATTGCAGAAGATTGCAGAACAGCGTCAGCTCCCGGAGGATGTCGGCTTTGAACTCCTGACACTGTTTCAACCAGATGATGGCTACGAGTATCTGATCTGGTCGGTTCGGCTGACATTGCCTCGCATCGAGAATAATGTTCCCTATCCCCGTTATTCAATCATTCTAAGAAAACAGTATGTTCGCTCCCAGCCAATCGATAATGGCAAAATCTCCTGGGGGCCGGTCGCCGACAATGGCTTACAGGCGGGAGTTCGTTTCGAGCCCCAGAATGAACAGTATGCGACAGGACAGCAGGTGTTGCCTCGATTTTACTATCGCAACACGGGGGATCAGTTTGTTGAAATTATGCTGCCTCGTTTAATGACACATAGTTACTACACGAAACTCTCTGCCGTCGATGACACTGGCAAACCGGTTCCCATCGATCAGGACAGGAAGCCGGCAGGTCCGGTGGGCTGGTGGTTCTTACCCTTCGGCTTTGGTGCACAGCATGAAATCCGTGGTCTGCCGATTCGGCTGGGGGATGTGGAGCGGGGGCAGGCGGAAACCGTCATTCAGGCAAAACCGGGACAGTCGGTACGAGTCCGCTTTACCTTACCCAATTATGCCGATAAAAATGCGCCCCCATTAAAGACGGGGGAAATTCTATATTCGATGGCGGAACCAGAAAAAGAGGACGAGGCCTTCAGTGAACCGCAGAATTAA